One genomic region from Anguilla rostrata isolate EN2019 chromosome 2, ASM1855537v3, whole genome shotgun sequence encodes:
- the si:dkey-191m6.4 gene encoding rho GTPase-activating protein 22 isoform X2, translating into MRRSPFRRRESGWILSAELPVLRHGKLAKYLVPEVRTLLLCSSCSLAHRSFCALTGESDGDCSFRQCSEKSLGIFGQRLEDTVQYEKKFGHRLAPLLVEQCVDFIREQGLNEEGLFRMPGQANLVKELQDAFDCGDKPLFDSNTDVHTVASLLKLYLRELPEPVVPFAKYQDFLTCAQLLGKDEEEGMQELTKQVKTLPQANYNLLKYICKFLDEVQSHANENKMSVQNLATVFGPNILRPKMEDPVTIMEGTSMVQHLMTVLISEHTRLFVCRDREDPVVQLEVRVQGQHSTVGWISEEDLHGYPTTERGANSADDLNGSSSSLDIVASRLVPQGKGEGESEGSSPAVGTGVVSPSKQVKSLPTWKYSFKGSGSRPNPAKVGLGGSSVDVSSLSGGNWLLNGLSSLRGHRRTSSGERVRDSGSSQRLSTYDNVTSSSLSVPSVASAPWSTSSCDISVPDSTSELSGSSDCGKGEWPESEGDRGGAEERASETGDSSEAGLELRVPCGGHSESRDVTSDPAMPHATDDGHSKALTELVEELREELRMQKLTYETRIRKLEESSAALCVQMEKLEHEMDQERKKQRMLEIKLRNSERAREDAENRNRVLQEEMEQFFSTLGDLTLGARTSNI; encoded by the exons ATGAGACGCTCTCCTTTTCGAAGGCGTGAGTCGGGTTGGATTCTTTCCGCGGAACTACCAGTGCTAAGACATGGAAAATTGGCAAAGTACCTGGTCCCAGAGGTTCGGACCCTGCTTCTCTGCAGCTCTTGCTCGCTGGCGCACCGCAGCTTCTGTGCGCTGACTGGTGAGAGTGACGGTGACTGTTCTTTTCGGCAATGCAGTGAGAAATCTCTAG GGATATTCGGCCAGCGGCTGGAGGACACTGTACAGTACGAGAAGAAGTTTGGCCATCGGCTGGCTCCACTGCTGGTGGAACAGTGCGTGGACTTCATAAGGGAACAGGGTCTGAATGAAGAGGGCCTCTTTCGGATGCCCGGACAAGCCAACCTCGTTAAAGAGCTACAGGACGCCTTTGATTGCGGGGACAAACCTCTTTTTGACAG CAACACAGATGTCCACACGGTGGCGTCCCTCCTGAAGCTGTACCTCCGCGAGCTTCCGGAGCCGGTCGTCCCCTTCGCCAAGTACCAGGACTTTCTCACCTGTGCTCAGCTGCTTGGCAAGGATGAGGAAGAG GGAATGCAGGAGCTGACAAAACAAGTGAAAACTCTTCCTCAGGCCAATTATAACCTTCTGAAATACATATGCAA ATTCCTCGATGAAGTTCAATctcatgcaaatgaaaataaaatgagcgTCCAGAACTTAGCCACAGTGTTTGGACCAAATATCCTACGTCCTAAAATGGAGGACCCAGTGACCATAATGGAAG GAACATCTATGGTGCAGCACCTTATGACTGTCCTGATCAGTGAACATACCCGGCTGTTTGTTTGCCGGGACAGGGAGGACCCAGTGGTACAGCTGGAGGTCAGGGTACAGggtcagcacagcacagtggggTGGATCTCTGAAGAAGACCTCCACGGATACCCTACGACAGAGAGGGGCGCCAACTCGGCCGATGACCTGAATGGAAGCTCCTCCTCTTTGGATATTGTTGCCTCCAGGCTGGTTCCTcagggaaaaggggagggggaatcAGAGGGGTCCAGCCCAGCAGTGGGAACAGGGGTGGTCAGCCCCAGCAAGCAGGTGAAGTCTCTCCCCACCTGGAAATACTCCTTCAAGGGCTCGGGCTCACGTCCCAACCCAGCTAAAGTGGGACTGGGTGGCTCCTCCGTGGACGTCTCCAGCCTGTCGGGGGGAAACTGGCTGTTGAATGGACTGTCCTCCTTGAGGGGACACCGCCGTACCTCCTCAGGGGAGCGGGTCAGAGACTCAGGGTCATCCCAGAGACTGTCCACTTACGACAATGTGACCTCATCCAGCCTGAGCGTGCCCAGTGTGGCCAGCGCCCCCTGGTCCACCTCCTCCTGTGACATCTCCGTGCCGGATTCGACCAGCGAACTCTCGGGTTCCTCGGACTGCGGGAAGGGGGAGTGGCCGGAGTCCGAGGGGGATCGGGGCGGAGCCGAAGAGAGGGCATCGGAGACAGGGGACAGTAGCGAGGCGGGGCTGGAGCTCCGTGTCCCCTGTGGAGGACACAGCGAGAGCAGGGACGTGACCTCCGACCCTGCCATGCCTCATGCCACTGACGATGGCCACTCAAAAGCACTTACCGAACTGGTGGAGGAACTGAGGGAAGAGCTGAGGATGCAGAAGCTAACCTACGAGACCCGGATTAGAAA gctggAGGAGTCAAGTGCAGCCCTGTGTGTCCAGATGGAGAAGCTGGAGCACGAGATGGACCAGGAGAGGAAGAAGCAGAGGATGCTGGAGATCAAGCTGCGGAACTCGGAGCGCGCTCGGGAGGACGCGGAGAACCGGAACCGCGTCCTGCAGGAGGAGATGGAGCAGTTCTTCTCCACACTGGGGGACCTGACTCTGGGTGCACGGACCAGCAACATATGA
- the si:dkey-191m6.4 gene encoding rho GTPase-activating protein 22 isoform X1 — protein MTAMLSPKIRQTRRARSKSMVMGEMSQGSGRPCSPALQGGALKAGWLKKQRSIMRNWQLRWFVLRSDQLYFYKDEEETKPQGCIPLHGSQVNELTANPEEPGRHLFEIVPGGVGEKDRAAISHEAFLLMANSQTDMDDWVKAIRRVIWSPFGGGIFGQRLEDTVQYEKKFGHRLAPLLVEQCVDFIREQGLNEEGLFRMPGQANLVKELQDAFDCGDKPLFDSNTDVHTVASLLKLYLRELPEPVVPFAKYQDFLTCAQLLGKDEEEGMQELTKQVKTLPQANYNLLKYICKFLDEVQSHANENKMSVQNLATVFGPNILRPKMEDPVTIMEGTSMVQHLMTVLISEHTRLFVCRDREDPVVQLEVRVQGQHSTVGWISEEDLHGYPTTERGANSADDLNGSSSSLDIVASRLVPQGKGEGESEGSSPAVGTGVVSPSKQVKSLPTWKYSFKGSGSRPNPAKVGLGGSSVDVSSLSGGNWLLNGLSSLRGHRRTSSGERVRDSGSSQRLSTYDNVTSSSLSVPSVASAPWSTSSCDISVPDSTSELSGSSDCGKGEWPESEGDRGGAEERASETGDSSEAGLELRVPCGGHSESRDVTSDPAMPHATDDGHSKALTELVEELREELRMQKLTYETRIRKLEESSAALCVQMEKLEHEMDQERKKQRMLEIKLRNSERAREDAENRNRVLQEEMEQFFSTLGDLTLGARTSNI, from the exons CTGGCAGCTCCGCTGGTTCGTCCTGCGATCTGACCAGCTCTACTTCTACAAGGACGAGGAGGAGACCAAGCCGCAG ggATGCATCCCCCTTCACGGCAGCCAGGTGAACGAACTGACTGCCAATCCAGAAGAGCCAGGACGTCACCTCTTTGAGATAGTTCCAG gtgggGTTGGGGAGAAGGACCGAGCGGCCATCAGTCATGAAGCCTTCCTGCTCATGGCCAACTCTCAGACCGACATGGACGACTGGGTCAAAGCCATTCGTCGTGTCATCTGGTCTCCCTTCGGAGGAG GGATATTCGGCCAGCGGCTGGAGGACACTGTACAGTACGAGAAGAAGTTTGGCCATCGGCTGGCTCCACTGCTGGTGGAACAGTGCGTGGACTTCATAAGGGAACAGGGTCTGAATGAAGAGGGCCTCTTTCGGATGCCCGGACAAGCCAACCTCGTTAAAGAGCTACAGGACGCCTTTGATTGCGGGGACAAACCTCTTTTTGACAG CAACACAGATGTCCACACGGTGGCGTCCCTCCTGAAGCTGTACCTCCGCGAGCTTCCGGAGCCGGTCGTCCCCTTCGCCAAGTACCAGGACTTTCTCACCTGTGCTCAGCTGCTTGGCAAGGATGAGGAAGAG GGAATGCAGGAGCTGACAAAACAAGTGAAAACTCTTCCTCAGGCCAATTATAACCTTCTGAAATACATATGCAA ATTCCTCGATGAAGTTCAATctcatgcaaatgaaaataaaatgagcgTCCAGAACTTAGCCACAGTGTTTGGACCAAATATCCTACGTCCTAAAATGGAGGACCCAGTGACCATAATGGAAG GAACATCTATGGTGCAGCACCTTATGACTGTCCTGATCAGTGAACATACCCGGCTGTTTGTTTGCCGGGACAGGGAGGACCCAGTGGTACAGCTGGAGGTCAGGGTACAGggtcagcacagcacagtggggTGGATCTCTGAAGAAGACCTCCACGGATACCCTACGACAGAGAGGGGCGCCAACTCGGCCGATGACCTGAATGGAAGCTCCTCCTCTTTGGATATTGTTGCCTCCAGGCTGGTTCCTcagggaaaaggggagggggaatcAGAGGGGTCCAGCCCAGCAGTGGGAACAGGGGTGGTCAGCCCCAGCAAGCAGGTGAAGTCTCTCCCCACCTGGAAATACTCCTTCAAGGGCTCGGGCTCACGTCCCAACCCAGCTAAAGTGGGACTGGGTGGCTCCTCCGTGGACGTCTCCAGCCTGTCGGGGGGAAACTGGCTGTTGAATGGACTGTCCTCCTTGAGGGGACACCGCCGTACCTCCTCAGGGGAGCGGGTCAGAGACTCAGGGTCATCCCAGAGACTGTCCACTTACGACAATGTGACCTCATCCAGCCTGAGCGTGCCCAGTGTGGCCAGCGCCCCCTGGTCCACCTCCTCCTGTGACATCTCCGTGCCGGATTCGACCAGCGAACTCTCGGGTTCCTCGGACTGCGGGAAGGGGGAGTGGCCGGAGTCCGAGGGGGATCGGGGCGGAGCCGAAGAGAGGGCATCGGAGACAGGGGACAGTAGCGAGGCGGGGCTGGAGCTCCGTGTCCCCTGTGGAGGACACAGCGAGAGCAGGGACGTGACCTCCGACCCTGCCATGCCTCATGCCACTGACGATGGCCACTCAAAAGCACTTACCGAACTGGTGGAGGAACTGAGGGAAGAGCTGAGGATGCAGAAGCTAACCTACGAGACCCGGATTAGAAA gctggAGGAGTCAAGTGCAGCCCTGTGTGTCCAGATGGAGAAGCTGGAGCACGAGATGGACCAGGAGAGGAAGAAGCAGAGGATGCTGGAGATCAAGCTGCGGAACTCGGAGCGCGCTCGGGAGGACGCGGAGAACCGGAACCGCGTCCTGCAGGAGGAGATGGAGCAGTTCTTCTCCACACTGGGGGACCTGACTCTGGGTGCACGGACCAGCAACATATGA
- the si:dkey-191m6.4 gene encoding rho GTPase-activating protein 22 isoform X3 — translation MGLGCCKAKKDHPSQAQGGVGEKDRAAISHEAFLLMANSQTDMDDWVKAIRRVIWSPFGGGIFGQRLEDTVQYEKKFGHRLAPLLVEQCVDFIREQGLNEEGLFRMPGQANLVKELQDAFDCGDKPLFDSNTDVHTVASLLKLYLRELPEPVVPFAKYQDFLTCAQLLGKDEEEGMQELTKQVKTLPQANYNLLKYICKFLDEVQSHANENKMSVQNLATVFGPNILRPKMEDPVTIMEGTSMVQHLMTVLISEHTRLFVCRDREDPVVQLEVRVQGQHSTVGWISEEDLHGYPTTERGANSADDLNGSSSSLDIVASRLVPQGKGEGESEGSSPAVGTGVVSPSKQVKSLPTWKYSFKGSGSRPNPAKVGLGGSSVDVSSLSGGNWLLNGLSSLRGHRRTSSGERVRDSGSSQRLSTYDNVTSSSLSVPSVASAPWSTSSCDISVPDSTSELSGSSDCGKGEWPESEGDRGGAEERASETGDSSEAGLELRVPCGGHSESRDVTSDPAMPHATDDGHSKALTELVEELREELRMQKLTYETRIRKLEESSAALCVQMEKLEHEMDQERKKQRMLEIKLRNSERAREDAENRNRVLQEEMEQFFSTLGDLTLGARTSNI, via the exons ATGGGGCTGGGGTGCTGCAAGGCAAAGAAGGACCATCCGAGCCAAGCCCAAG gtgggGTTGGGGAGAAGGACCGAGCGGCCATCAGTCATGAAGCCTTCCTGCTCATGGCCAACTCTCAGACCGACATGGACGACTGGGTCAAAGCCATTCGTCGTGTCATCTGGTCTCCCTTCGGAGGAG GGATATTCGGCCAGCGGCTGGAGGACACTGTACAGTACGAGAAGAAGTTTGGCCATCGGCTGGCTCCACTGCTGGTGGAACAGTGCGTGGACTTCATAAGGGAACAGGGTCTGAATGAAGAGGGCCTCTTTCGGATGCCCGGACAAGCCAACCTCGTTAAAGAGCTACAGGACGCCTTTGATTGCGGGGACAAACCTCTTTTTGACAG CAACACAGATGTCCACACGGTGGCGTCCCTCCTGAAGCTGTACCTCCGCGAGCTTCCGGAGCCGGTCGTCCCCTTCGCCAAGTACCAGGACTTTCTCACCTGTGCTCAGCTGCTTGGCAAGGATGAGGAAGAG GGAATGCAGGAGCTGACAAAACAAGTGAAAACTCTTCCTCAGGCCAATTATAACCTTCTGAAATACATATGCAA ATTCCTCGATGAAGTTCAATctcatgcaaatgaaaataaaatgagcgTCCAGAACTTAGCCACAGTGTTTGGACCAAATATCCTACGTCCTAAAATGGAGGACCCAGTGACCATAATGGAAG GAACATCTATGGTGCAGCACCTTATGACTGTCCTGATCAGTGAACATACCCGGCTGTTTGTTTGCCGGGACAGGGAGGACCCAGTGGTACAGCTGGAGGTCAGGGTACAGggtcagcacagcacagtggggTGGATCTCTGAAGAAGACCTCCACGGATACCCTACGACAGAGAGGGGCGCCAACTCGGCCGATGACCTGAATGGAAGCTCCTCCTCTTTGGATATTGTTGCCTCCAGGCTGGTTCCTcagggaaaaggggagggggaatcAGAGGGGTCCAGCCCAGCAGTGGGAACAGGGGTGGTCAGCCCCAGCAAGCAGGTGAAGTCTCTCCCCACCTGGAAATACTCCTTCAAGGGCTCGGGCTCACGTCCCAACCCAGCTAAAGTGGGACTGGGTGGCTCCTCCGTGGACGTCTCCAGCCTGTCGGGGGGAAACTGGCTGTTGAATGGACTGTCCTCCTTGAGGGGACACCGCCGTACCTCCTCAGGGGAGCGGGTCAGAGACTCAGGGTCATCCCAGAGACTGTCCACTTACGACAATGTGACCTCATCCAGCCTGAGCGTGCCCAGTGTGGCCAGCGCCCCCTGGTCCACCTCCTCCTGTGACATCTCCGTGCCGGATTCGACCAGCGAACTCTCGGGTTCCTCGGACTGCGGGAAGGGGGAGTGGCCGGAGTCCGAGGGGGATCGGGGCGGAGCCGAAGAGAGGGCATCGGAGACAGGGGACAGTAGCGAGGCGGGGCTGGAGCTCCGTGTCCCCTGTGGAGGACACAGCGAGAGCAGGGACGTGACCTCCGACCCTGCCATGCCTCATGCCACTGACGATGGCCACTCAAAAGCACTTACCGAACTGGTGGAGGAACTGAGGGAAGAGCTGAGGATGCAGAAGCTAACCTACGAGACCCGGATTAGAAA gctggAGGAGTCAAGTGCAGCCCTGTGTGTCCAGATGGAGAAGCTGGAGCACGAGATGGACCAGGAGAGGAAGAAGCAGAGGATGCTGGAGATCAAGCTGCGGAACTCGGAGCGCGCTCGGGAGGACGCGGAGAACCGGAACCGCGTCCTGCAGGAGGAGATGGAGCAGTTCTTCTCCACACTGGGGGACCTGACTCTGGGTGCACGGACCAGCAACATATGA